The Prochlorococcus sp. MIT 1341 genomic interval AGATTTCCGAAGAAATAAGCATGGGGTCTCAGCAAAGGTAGCGGCCATTCACTATGACCCTCATAGGAATGCCAGACTAGCTTTGCTTTACTACGTAGATGGAGAAAAGCGCTACATACTTGCCCCTGCTGGCATCTCTATAGGTCAAGTAGTTTCTTCCGGATCAGGTTCTCCGCTTGAAACAGGGAATGCTTTGCCACTCTCAGATATCCCTTTAGGCTCAAGCGTTCACAATGTTGAGCTTTATCCTGGGCGCGGCGGCCAGTTAGCACGGACTGCAGGAGCAAGTGCTCAGGTTATGGCTAAGGAAGGAGATTATGTAGCTCTTAAGCTTCCTTCAACTGAAGTCAGATTGGTTCGTAAAGAGTGTTATGCAACTCTTGGCGAAGTAGGTAATTCAGAAATTCGCAACACTAGTCTAGGTAAGGCTGGACGACGAAGGTGGCTAGGTAGGCGTCCTCAAGTACGAGGTAGTGTCATGAATCCTTGTGACCATCCACATGGAGGTGGCGAGGGTCGTGCACCAATTGGTCGTGCTGGCCCTGTTACTCCATGGGGCAAAGCGGCTTTAGGCTTAAAAACCAGGAAGAAGAATAAGCCTAGTAATCGGCTTGTTCTTAGGAAGCGACGTCGTATGTCAAAACGGAGTCGAGGTGGTCGAGACTCATGATTCCATTTACTCCAACTTTTTTTATTTAATACCCCATGGGACGTTCACTCAAAAAAGGCCCTTTTATTTCTGACAGCTTGCTTCGCAAGATTGAAAAGCAAAATGCAGATGATGACAAGTCGGTTATCAAAACTTGGTCTAGAGCCTCGACTATTCTCCCTATGATGATTGGTCACACTATTGCAGTTCACAATGGCCGCACTCATATCCCAGTTTTTGTGACAGAGCAAATGGTTGGGCACAAGTTGGGTGAATTTGCACCTACCAGAACCTTTAAAGGTCACATAAAAGATAAAAAGGGAGGCCGTTAATATCATGACCAGCACAACTACAACCTCTTCAGTAGCCAAGGCTCATGGACGTTTCCTAAGAGGTTCCGTTTCAAAAGTTCGTCGTGTCCTCGATCAAATTCGCGGACGTACATACCGTGACGCCTTGATCATGCTTGAGTTCATGCCTTACCGCTCTACCGGACCTATCACAAAGGTTTTGAGATCTGCAGTTGCAAATGCGGAGAATAATTTGGGCTTAGATCCAGCAAAGCTTGTCATAACTCAGGCTTCAGCTGATATGGGCCCTCCCATGAAGCGTTACAGGCCCCGCGCTCAAGGGCGCGCATTTGCCATTAAAAAGCAGACTTGTCACATCAATATTGGTGTGGCGCTTCCTGCCGATTCCTGAAACCCTATTTCATTAAACTGATGGGACACAAAATCCATCCAACTGGTTTGCGACTGGGAATTACCCAGGAACATCGTTCTCGTTGGTATGCACCAGCTAAGACATATCCGATACTCCTTCAGGAGGATGATCGGATTCGCCTTTTTATCCATAAGAAGTATGGCGCTGCAGGTATAAGTGACGTTTTAATTGCTCGTAAAGCAGATCAGTTAGAAGTTGAATTAAAGACTGCTCGGCCAGGTGTACTTGTTGGACGTCAAGGAAGTGGTATCGAAGAATTGAGAACAGGCATTCAAAAGACAATTGGTGATAGAAGTCGTCAGGTTCGAATCAACGTAGTAGAGGTTGAGAGAGTTGATGCTGACGCCTTTCTTTTGGCTGAATATATTGCTCAGCAGTTGGAAAAAAGAGTGGCTTTCCGCAGAACCATTCGCATGGCTGTTCAGAGAGCACAGAGAGCAGGTGTTTTAGGTCTAAAGATCCAGGTTGGTGGCAGATTGAATGGTGCCGAAATAGCCCGTACTGAGTGGACTCGCGAAGGGCGCGTTCCGCTTCATAC includes:
- the rplB gene encoding 50S ribosomal protein L2 produces the protein MAIRSFRPYTPGTRTRVVTDFSEVTGRKPERSLVVSKHRRKGRNNRGVITCRHRGGGHKRLYRLVDFRRNKHGVSAKVAAIHYDPHRNARLALLYYVDGEKRYILAPAGISIGQVVSSGSGSPLETGNALPLSDIPLGSSVHNVELYPGRGGQLARTAGASAQVMAKEGDYVALKLPSTEVRLVRKECYATLGEVGNSEIRNTSLGKAGRRRWLGRRPQVRGSVMNPCDHPHGGGEGRAPIGRAGPVTPWGKAALGLKTRKKNKPSNRLVLRKRRRMSKRSRGGRDS
- the rpsS gene encoding 30S ribosomal protein S19, translated to MGRSLKKGPFISDSLLRKIEKQNADDDKSVIKTWSRASTILPMMIGHTIAVHNGRTHIPVFVTEQMVGHKLGEFAPTRTFKGHIKDKKGGR
- the rplV gene encoding 50S ribosomal protein L22, producing the protein MTSTTTTSSVAKAHGRFLRGSVSKVRRVLDQIRGRTYRDALIMLEFMPYRSTGPITKVLRSAVANAENNLGLDPAKLVITQASADMGPPMKRYRPRAQGRAFAIKKQTCHINIGVALPADS
- the rpsC gene encoding 30S ribosomal protein S3; the encoded protein is MGHKIHPTGLRLGITQEHRSRWYAPAKTYPILLQEDDRIRLFIHKKYGAAGISDVLIARKADQLEVELKTARPGVLVGRQGSGIEELRTGIQKTIGDRSRQVRINVVEVERVDADAFLLAEYIAQQLEKRVAFRRTIRMAVQRAQRAGVLGLKIQVGGRLNGAEIARTEWTREGRVPLHTLRAEIDYATKVASTTYGVLGIKVWVFKGEVLPNEEKQLPVGTTPRRRGNRRPQQFEDRSNEG